ACAGCTATATTCAGGCATTCCAAGGTGAGCaatagaaagagaaaagaaactgAGAGGGGGGAATTTagatcttgtgtgtgtgtgtgtgtgtgtgtgtgagagagagagagagagagagagaatacgcTTACTTGCTGCAGTATGCTTGAATATAAAGATTTCTGTACCATACTGTTTATAAGTGGCATTGACTGTGTATGCAGTATGTTTACTCCTCTGTAATCTCATTGGCACATTGAAACATGGCAGACTGTTTTAAACATCCTGCACTTAACTATTTTTGAAATCATGACACACTTCTGAAAACGAACACACTTTAACATACTGTTAAAGAAACGTTCCATTCCTTAGGAACACAGAATCATTGAATTCTCATGTTTAATACTTCATGcatggattgtgtgtgtgtgtgtgtgtgtatgtttgtttcagCTCTAGCTACAACCAGCGAGGCCTATTTTAGTGCCCTGTCCAAGATGGGGGAACAGGCTCTGCACAGCATGTCTTCAAGTTCCCTGGGTAAGACCTCACTTCACACAATTCACTCATTGCACATGGAAATGAAACACCAACCGCACCTTTCTTTGTACAGCACAGGTCTGAATGTTCTATGAGAAACTTCTGGCAGCAGGAAGTAGTTCACTTCTCCTACTCTTTTTTATAGGGATATCAGATTTTATGATGTCTGAGATTATAGCCAaagataattttaaatgaaccaaCCTGCTCTGAATCCTTGACATCCTCAAATCAGATTCTGGAAGTGCGtgttcctgtatgtgtgtgttctgttaatGTCAGTGGTCACCTGAAAATTCAATCAAAAGATAGTTAAAACTTTAGTTCAtcgacagaaaaaaaaacatattgtaagCAGGTGCTTGATTGAATGCTCTGTTATTCGTTCATCTCCTGCGAAACGTGGTGGTagacataaaatacaaaacGTGGCTGATtgtaaattgcattaaaaaatagcACTAGGCACACTAGACAGCTTGGATGGTCCAGTAAATCCctatcagctgtgtgtgtgtgtgtgtgtgtgtgtgtgtgcgtgtgtgtgtgtgttcatcctGCTGGTCTTTGTACTGTATGAGTTTATATGGTGTTTGCACTccctactgctctctctctcccctcccccagtctaAAGTGATCACCTGGATGCTATTTTGatgcacaacacaaacaaatgaggttccagttttgttgtttttattgttaattgGATGCTTTTAATAAGGGCCAATAAAGTAAATTTCCAATTTTAaaccctctgtctttctctttgtccTGCCTTCTCatcatctttctctctcacaccctctctctcacatgcagtCCCACTCTTTACTTTGTTGGGTGTGTCCAAACTGCTcagctgtgtcagtgttcaCTGAGTCGTTCACAGTTTTTTGGTGGTTACTGTGTTCACTGgagctttcatttttgtttaccaTGTTCACTGTAGTGTTTTGCTGGTTATTGCGATCAATGTAGTGTTTGCTATTGGTTATTGTTTTCACTGTTGTGTTTATTGTTGGGTTTGGTGGTTTATGGGAAATTAGCACAATCAGAGCTGGTATGCTTCACATTGCTGCCATCAGAGCAAAGTTTACCCGCCTTAGGTGTGTGTCTTTCTCCGTCCATAGCCTATGTGAACATGTATGGGTGATTTATATCgcaaatgtatgtgcatgcatgtgtgtatgattgcCTTAGCGTGTTTGTGTCTATACGTGTGATAGTAATGGCTTTCTGCTGGAGTATAGCATGGGTGACCATGCACATCACGTATGTGACAATTGCCTGGTTAGAGCAATAGTGTGAGCTACCTTGACAGTTTGTGTgtattggtttgtgtgtgtgtgtgtgtgtgtgtttgtgcatgtttgtgcatgtgtgtgtgtgcgtgtgcatgtttgtgcgtgtgtgtgtgtgtgtgtcagtacatTGCAAAGGTAGGGATCAGGTGGTGGGAAGTCTGCAGGATCACTGAATAATTGATGGAGACAGACTTTCAGGCTGTGTCTTTTATTTACCCAGCCATTCAGATCATCAGAAGTCTCCAGAACAGCTAGCGTGTCTTTCTACTGCAGATTTTTACTGTCACAGTTTGAATATGTTAGTGATCATACCGTCTCCACCCTGAACTCGCCACCCTCTGCTCCAAAGTCCAGTCCAGTTCTCACGTTTTCCTACTTTGTTTATCTTGAATGCATCTACAGACACCTCCCACAGAAAGTCCCATTTTGAAAGGGTGAAATAAACTTGATTAATTGCTGCTGCAGCACAATAGATGGAAGTCACAAATGTAATTCGTTCCACCAGAGGAAGCCAttttacctgtgtgtatgtgtgtgtgtgtgtgtgtttgcatgtttgtgtgtgtgtgtgtgtgtgtgcgtgtgtgcatctgtgtgtatgaatatTCAGTGAtgtcttggtgtgtgtgtcttttattTTACAGGAGACGTCATTATTCAGATATCAGAGAGCCAGAGGAGACTCACGGCTGAGCTTGAAGGGGTTGTAGGTTACTTTgttctcattcattttcattaaaagtaCTTGTATTATAGGTGTAGTTGCAGCAGCTGTAATGTTGGTGGTGTAAACTTAGAACTGGAAATGTTAAATTCAGCAAAGTCCTGACGCTGTTATTCCTCCCTGGGCAACGCTGTGGCCATTTGTACATTAGTCTGAGGGGttactggccacagtcagcgcTGGGATGGTCCAGATTCAATGTGatgcccatccacacactggtgcCTTAATAggatgagctacccagcagtTTGACATTCTAACTGAAACAACTACTAATACATCTGATGTAGGATGACACAACACTACGTGGTCACATCTGAAAGCAGACAGTGATCTCAAAATTGAGTGACTTGGAATTTGAATACACATTGTTCAAAAATACCATTGATACCTTCCTCAGCGCGTTATAACAAGAGGAGTCAGCCACCAGCATGCCTCTTTACTGTagtatttgttgttgttgttgatttttGTATTGCTGGAATTtctctgtttacagtttgtgtgttacTGTTGTTGCAGTTTCGCTGGTTCCACAATGAAGTTCTCCAAGAGATGGAGAGTAATGTCAGACTGGACAAAGACTACATATTGGTGAATATGGTTTTCAAGCAGAACAGATGAAAGTCTACAGatacaagttttaaaaagacctatttatatttaactattgtatatatgtatatatatatatatatatattccacaaATTGACCTTGCAGATGTTATATggcctggttttgtttttctgtatctCTTTCAGGGGAGGGcaactgcagtgtgtttgtacTTCTGTAGAGATGATATATGATGTTATAGAGAGGATATAGAGAACTCACTGGAGCAAACCAAAGTCCTGTTACCGTAGTGCTGTCAGTTAAGCCATTCTGTCCATTAAGTCTGTGTGCATTGGGTCCTCCAGAGCAGCAGGAGGCGCTATGAGGTGGAAGTGAGGAACCAGGCAGCCACTCTGGAGAGACAGCTGAGGAGAGGGGCCTACAGGGACTTTCAGGTCAGTATATTGCCACGTTGGCTGTTGATGTCCATACTGTACCAGTGGCATGTACTTCTATAGCAGTGGGTGCACTGTTAAACTaattatgatgtgtgtgtgcatgtgcgtgtgtgtgtgcgtgtgtgtacaggatGGCAGTGACTATGTACAGTTCCTCAGATATAGTCAGCGTGATGCgctgcaggaagaggagaggaggtatCGCTTCCTGGCTGAGAAGCACTGTGGCCTCACCCAGTCTATATTATACCTCATGAACAAGGTACACATCACACTATTACCTAGACAACACATCACATAATCCATATAACGATATACCATATACATTAATCCATTTACCAACACCTTAATACATATACGAAATACACCACACTTTCACTGTGACCCGATCCTTATTGGACTTATAAACTTGGACTGGGATATGAAATAAACTCACTCTTTCTGTGAGTGGATCTCTGTAgtaactgcagtaaaaagatGGCGGTAAGAGGAAAGTAATGAACCGCGTCTTACAGACAGGTGGGTCCCTGCAGCAGAAGGCGGAGGAATGGAGGAATCGGGTGAATGAAACGAGGGCACCCAGGCCCCGCACCCCATCACGGCTCGAGCAGGACGCTGCGGtgaggggcggaggaggggctTTGGGGTGTGAGGGGAGACGAGGGTGGAggtctgaaagagaaaaagagaaagatgaaCTGTTAGTAAAAGAgatgtgagaaagagagatttgAGAGGCACTGTGTTCTGTCAGTCTGACTGACTGTCTTAACTCCATTGGCTCTGCAGATGggaatgagagaggagagagatcaGCGCTGGACTGGAAGAGAAGATTTGCCCATAGGCAGAGTGCCCTCCAGAGGTGGGAGGACCCAGTTACACCCCAAACTTCACTTAGTATAGACaaaaccaattaaaaaatatttttaaaataaattaattaaaatgtagttGTTCATAAACTACCGTACATTACACTGGAAGACAATACTGCTTCAGATGGTTCCCTTTCACGTGATACATCTGACACTAGATTATGGGATTTCTGCAGAGCTCCACACAGTCTAGTCATTGCTCTGCCCTCAGCAGCTGCGTCTCTGTCCTGAATGCAGTTTCTCTGCCAAGCTGTGAGCCGCTCCTGTCCCTGTGCTCTCTTCCACAGCCCCCTCACCCCTGCTCAGTCGCTCTCGCCCCAATTCACCGGGGGGGTCtctggggggaggcgggggcaggCAGATGCAGGCGCTggtgccccaccccccctcctccaatcCCACAATTCTGCCCTTCTCCCGGGGAGAAATGATCACGGTGATGGTGAAGGAGTCCAGGAACGGCTGGCTGTACGGCAGGGCGGAGAGCAGCcagcggtgcgtgtgtgtgtgtgtgcatgtttgtgtgcatgtgtgtgtgtgggtgtgtgtgtggcgtcgGCCTTTGTGGCTATTCTGAGTATgcatgtctttctgtgtgtgtgtacgtgggtgcctgtttgtgtttgcacgtatgcatgtttgtgcatgtttgcgcacatatttgtgtgtgtgtactcctgtgcattgaaaaatatttgcgtgtgtgttcacaggTGCATTAAAACTGTGTGCAAAAGGTGTGTGCggttgtatgtgcatgtttgcatgtgtgtgtgatggtgtgtgcaagcacagcatgtgtgtgtcgtATGTGTACGTGAGTATTCGCGTTTGCAAATACGTGTGTGTTTTCCTGATTCCCCCTTTTGCCCTCTGACCCTCATACCGTCCCTGTCTCCTGCCCTCTTCAGGCAGGGCTGGTTCCCTGCAGCCTACGTGGCTCCAGTGGGAGACTTTCCCACTCCAGCGGGTTCCAGGTATGGCCTACAAGCAGAGGAACAGCATACACACGTCATAAATGTCATAAATCAGGCAGTGGGAAATCCAAACTTACACGTACTAGCTGCTAATTCAAATATAATGTATCATTCATAtgcaatatatatgtatatatgtgctgtatatatatatatactgtgtgctatatgtatgtgtgtgtgtgtgtgtgtgtgtgtgtgtgtatatatatatattgttggCTTTGGTCAGTGACCATGTGACCATTGACCACACAGAACCTCCACCCTCAGAAGCAGTAGCAGCATGAGCAACCTACTGGACGAGAGGAACGGCCGCAGCCAAAATGGGAATgcacccccagctcccccctTACCTATGCCTGGGCAACGTCCTGCCATGGCAACTGCAGACAGGAGGGCAGAGTCCACCTCTGAAGCCTCTGGAGTCCACCAGGTGGGTGGTGCTGCATTTTACCAGTGGTACAGTTATTGGGGAGGGTggaactgtgcttgtgtgttagTAG
This genomic window from Anguilla rostrata isolate EN2019 chromosome 17, ASM1855537v3, whole genome shotgun sequence contains:
- the baiap2l2a gene encoding brain-specific angiogenesis inhibitor 1-associated protein 2-like protein 2 isoform X1, which codes for MSSPDLDQLHRSTLGVYGNLMEQFNPGLQRLVSLGYSYIQAFQALATTSEAYFSALSKMGEQALHSMSSSSLGDVIIQISESQRRLTAELEGVFRWFHNEVLQEMESNVRLDKDYILSSRRRYEVEVRNQAATLERQLRRGAYRDFQDGSDYVQFLRYSQRDALQEEERRYRFLAEKHCGLTQSILYLMNKTGGSLQQKAEEWRNRVNETRAPRPRTPSRLEQDAAMGMREERDQRWTGREDLPIGRVPSRAPSPLLSRSRPNSPGGSLGGGGGRQMQALVPHPPSSNPTILPFSRGEMITVMVKESRNGWLYGRAESSQRQGWFPAAYVAPVGDFPTPAGSRTSTLRSSSSMSNLLDERNGRSQNGNAPPAPPLPMPGQRPAMATADRRAESTSEASGVHQRPPQEEKHPNLFPRGTNPFATVKLRPTTTNDRSAPRIH
- the baiap2l2a gene encoding brain-specific angiogenesis inhibitor 1-associated protein 2-like protein 2 isoform X2 produces the protein MSSPDLDQLHRSTLGVYGNLMEQFNPGLQRLVSLGYSYIQAFQALATTSEAYFSALSKMGEQALHSMSSSSLGDVIIQISESQRRLTAELEGVFRWFHNEVLQEMESNVRLDKDYILSSRRRYEVEVRNQAATLERQLRRGAYRDFQDGSDYVQFLRYSQRDALQEEERRYRFLAEKHCGLTQSILYLMNKTGGSLQQKAEEWRNRVNETRAPRPRTPSRLEQDAAMGMREERDQRWTGREDLPIGRVPSRAPSPLLSRSRPNSPGGSLGGGGGRQMQALVPHPPSSNPTILPFSRGEMITVMVKESRNGWLYGRAESSQRQGWFPAAYVAPVGDFPTPAGSRSSSSMSNLLDERNGRSQNGNAPPAPPLPMPGQRPAMATADRRAESTSEASGVHQRPPQEEKHPNLFPRGTNPFATVKLRPTTTNDRSAPRIH